In Legionella sp. PATHC035, a genomic segment contains:
- a CDS encoding DUF1003 domain-containing protein — MVTENLMKQSLKVCSVCEKSFPQNRLISGELIRPEISKEIMHLYPDWNDQHFICHEDLAVMRSRYVRHLLTSDKNELTTLKNKVLERLDDKELLSVEMEPHLNQKLSLADRLADSMASFGGSWKFLISFSIFMAFWLGANSLIYWWQPTDPYPFIFLNLILSCLSAIQAPVIMMSQNRKEAKDRIRAQHDYQINLKAELEIRILHEKIDHLLSYQWEKMMEIEKIQLELLSELRAN, encoded by the coding sequence ATGGTAACTGAAAATCTGATGAAACAGTCCTTAAAGGTATGTTCGGTTTGTGAGAAGTCTTTTCCTCAAAATAGACTGATTTCTGGCGAATTAATTCGCCCAGAGATTAGCAAAGAGATTATGCATCTCTACCCAGATTGGAATGATCAACACTTCATATGTCATGAAGATCTGGCGGTAATGCGCTCACGCTATGTCCGTCATTTGCTCACATCTGATAAAAATGAATTGACTACCTTAAAGAATAAAGTTCTCGAACGCCTGGATGACAAAGAGTTATTGTCCGTTGAAATGGAGCCTCATCTGAATCAAAAATTATCACTAGCGGATCGCCTTGCAGACAGCATGGCCAGCTTTGGTGGCAGCTGGAAGTTTTTAATCTCTTTTTCCATTTTTATGGCATTTTGGTTAGGGGCAAATTCATTGATTTATTGGTGGCAACCTACTGATCCATATCCCTTTATTTTTCTCAATCTAATTCTATCATGTCTTTCTGCTATTCAAGCACCAGTCATTATGATGAGTCAAAATCGAAAAGAGGCAAAAGATCGCATTCGTGCACAACATGATTATCAAATTAATTTGAAAGCGGAACTTGAAATTCGTATTTTGCATGAAAAAATCGATCATCTTTTGTCTTACCAGTGGGAAAAAATGATGGAAATTGAAAAAATTCAACTCGAGTTATTATCTGAATTACGCGCAAACTAA
- a CDS encoding pyridoxal phosphate-dependent aminotransferase, producing MLKTSQVSETLRQSGIRAASTECEKIGGINLGQGICDLPTPEVIKQAAIRAIEHEKNVYSACEGVFNLRQAIAHKIQTFNKIPVQAETEVLVTHGSTGAFICATMSLFNPGDEVILFEPFYGYHKNILELYQVQVKAVPINLDDLSVQMEDLEQAITPKTRAIIICTPCNPCGKVFSEQELLAIGEIAEHYDLAVITDEIYEYITYPGYKHVSFARLKNFKERTITISGCSKTYNMTGWRLGYASGPAHVIAKMALVQDLVYVCPATPLQHAAIDAFKLQESYYQQMCQTYLEKRDHTVRELREVGFEVTVPQGAYYIMADFSRMGFKDDATMTRVLLEQAKVAVVPGRSFYLNPDKGKHVLRFCYALSMDKVAQGLKQIKDGLVSCVS from the coding sequence ATGCTGAAAACAAGTCAAGTGAGTGAAACTTTGCGGCAGTCTGGTATTCGTGCGGCAAGCACGGAGTGTGAAAAAATTGGCGGCATTAATCTAGGCCAGGGTATTTGTGATTTACCTACTCCTGAGGTCATAAAACAGGCTGCGATACGTGCGATTGAGCACGAAAAAAATGTGTACTCTGCGTGTGAAGGAGTATTTAACCTACGTCAGGCCATCGCTCATAAAATTCAAACTTTTAATAAAATTCCAGTTCAAGCCGAAACAGAAGTTCTGGTAACTCACGGTTCTACCGGTGCTTTTATTTGTGCGACGATGTCTTTGTTTAACCCAGGGGATGAAGTGATTTTGTTTGAACCCTTCTATGGCTACCACAAAAACATTTTAGAGCTGTATCAAGTTCAAGTTAAAGCGGTTCCCATTAATCTAGATGATTTAAGCGTGCAAATGGAGGATCTTGAACAAGCAATTACCCCTAAAACCCGGGCAATTATCATTTGCACCCCCTGTAATCCTTGCGGCAAAGTGTTTTCTGAGCAGGAATTATTAGCCATCGGAGAAATTGCAGAACATTATGATTTAGCGGTAATCACGGATGAAATTTATGAATACATTACTTATCCTGGCTATAAACATGTGTCGTTTGCTCGTTTGAAAAATTTTAAAGAACGCACGATCACGATTTCAGGATGTTCAAAAACGTATAATATGACAGGATGGCGTTTAGGTTATGCCAGTGGCCCAGCCCATGTTATTGCGAAAATGGCCCTGGTCCAGGACCTGGTTTATGTGTGTCCGGCAACCCCCCTGCAACATGCGGCGATTGACGCGTTTAAATTACAAGAAAGTTATTATCAACAAATGTGTCAAACCTATTTGGAAAAACGTGATCATACAGTTCGGGAATTACGTGAGGTTGGTTTTGAAGTGACCGTTCCTCAAGGAGCTTATTATATCATGGCTGATTTTTCCCGCATGGGCTTTAAAGATGATGCGACCATGACGCGCGTATTATTAGAACAAGCGAAAGTTGCCGTGGTTCCTGGACGTTCATTTTATTTAAATCCAGATAAAGGAAAACATGTCTTACGTTTTTGTTACGCGTTGAGTATGGACAAAGTAGCGCAAGGACTAAAACAGATTAAGGATGGTTTAGTATCCTGTGTGTCCTAA
- a CDS encoding TcdA/TcdB catalytic glycosyltransferase domain-containing protein — protein MFQYVWVGGEIKPEYLSTVLGISATAFRSGFEETIIWTDNEEYIDKPLRRADLKSLSNKYNSSRKKNNTVENKHHQSAHQSDSKVPLSAETLDIPMQARNFHIKIKNINELLDKLKNDPIFPDKETNAYLYNLLRESIGNRNLAAVSDLIRYCSLYYYGGYYLDTDLLPAVNRDTRLVPDTPPLGMIGHIRQQNFPKEKIYLANLMKIPLPLEVDGNNDAFGVVRRHPILRVAIQKMLAAYAKQDVEPIILKDMSAEKIGDRIKDVLTPFERNFISQLNKDKATQTEFIKSLLNQCFELRLLNNVNFNEMELKNSSHRTPGSVAKEKEKTLLSIEHLIAEYTKQLKIDNFSHEDIKQLSKKLIKYVQEEIKIHQETYNLGYEGATEMDAKRYPFTIKDTNDRNKRRQNTCKASINSFCEAIEAFLVHKEPNGASPYADEELAAFSPEKLTKSNFAANIKTIQAPGDYEVAVKLAGCEVKIKCDKTWLKNTKSKVSYDENALPAKKESGDFFASGKNEAKQVAKTKKENPERVVPFEPKDSKQESLTIPNKNKVTVSIMKIPANEREENIFAVYTVLKNDELLRNPDSSVPAIIKTIRDIMVNIDPSKEENISNAIIEIKRKIAENKDNNYNQNADDIIKAFTKASCCDFQKIRAALTANPAMDEIMKPVRVGGQQL, from the coding sequence ATGTTTCAATATGTCTGGGTGGGTGGTGAAATTAAGCCTGAGTATTTGTCAACCGTACTAGGGATATCGGCAACTGCTTTTCGCAGTGGTTTTGAGGAAACCATTATTTGGACCGATAATGAAGAGTACATTGATAAACCACTAAGACGTGCAGATTTAAAGTCACTTTCGAATAAATATAATTCGAGCAGGAAAAAAAATAATACAGTTGAAAATAAGCATCATCAATCAGCGCACCAATCCGATTCAAAAGTGCCTTTGTCTGCAGAAACTTTAGATATCCCCATGCAGGCGAGAAACTTCCATATTAAAATAAAAAATATCAATGAATTGCTGGACAAGCTTAAAAATGACCCAATTTTCCCTGATAAAGAGACAAATGCCTATTTATATAACTTATTAAGAGAGTCTATTGGCAATCGCAATTTGGCTGCCGTTAGTGATTTAATTCGATATTGTAGCCTGTATTACTATGGAGGATACTACCTGGATACTGATTTACTGCCTGCGGTTAATAGGGATACAAGACTTGTGCCAGACACACCGCCGTTAGGAATGATTGGCCATATACGGCAACAAAATTTCCCGAAAGAGAAGATCTATCTAGCTAATTTGATGAAAATACCATTACCCTTAGAAGTGGACGGAAATAATGATGCTTTTGGGGTTGTTCGCCGTCATCCTATTTTACGAGTAGCTATCCAAAAGATGCTTGCCGCCTATGCGAAACAAGATGTTGAACCAATCATATTAAAAGACATGAGTGCTGAAAAAATTGGAGATAGAATAAAAGACGTTCTCACTCCTTTTGAAAGAAACTTTATATCTCAGTTAAATAAGGATAAAGCAACTCAAACTGAATTTATAAAATCGCTTTTGAATCAATGCTTTGAGTTACGATTATTGAATAATGTAAATTTTAATGAAATGGAATTAAAAAATTCTTCTCATCGTACGCCTGGCAGTGTGGCAAAAGAGAAAGAAAAAACACTACTTTCAATTGAACATTTAATTGCTGAATATACCAAGCAATTAAAAATCGACAATTTTTCTCATGAAGATATCAAACAATTAAGTAAAAAGTTAATTAAATACGTCCAAGAAGAAATTAAGATACACCAAGAAACCTATAACTTAGGATATGAGGGTGCAACAGAAATGGATGCGAAAAGGTATCCATTTACTATCAAAGACACCAACGATCGAAATAAAAGAAGACAGAATACCTGTAAAGCCAGTATTAATTCTTTTTGTGAAGCTATTGAAGCCTTTTTAGTTCATAAAGAACCTAATGGAGCCTCTCCTTATGCTGATGAGGAACTCGCGGCATTTTCTCCTGAAAAATTAACTAAATCGAATTTTGCAGCTAATATTAAAACCATTCAAGCACCAGGCGATTACGAGGTAGCAGTTAAATTAGCTGGTTGTGAAGTGAAAATAAAGTGCGATAAAACATGGTTAAAGAATACTAAAAGCAAGGTTTCCTATGATGAAAATGCTTTACCCGCTAAGAAAGAATCGGGGGATTTTTTCGCAAGCGGTAAAAATGAGGCAAAACAAGTTGCTAAAACCAAAAAAGAGAACCCAGAGAGGGTAGTCCCGTTTGAACCTAAAGATAGCAAACAAGAAAGCCTTACTATACCCAATAAAAATAAGGTGACTGTCAGTATCATGAAGATACCAGCGAATGAAAGAGAAGAAAATATATTTGCAGTCTACACGGTATTAAAGAATGATGAATTGCTGAGGAATCCCGATAGCTCCGTTCCAGCCATTATCAAGACCATACGTGACATAATGGTGAATATTGACCCTTCAAAAGAAGAAAACATCAGCAATGCCATTATTGAAATCAAAAGAAAAATAGCTGAAAACAAGGACAATAATTACAATCAGAATGCTGATGACATCATCAAGGCATTTACAAAAGCAAGCTGTTGCGATTTTCAAAAAATCCGTGCCGCCCTAACGGCCAACCCTGCAATGGACGAAATAATGAAACCTGTCAGAGTTGGGGGGCAGCAACTGTAA
- a CDS encoding adenosine deaminase family protein: protein MNKFVCLCCLLIIPIAYASPEENTQAYFDSVKATPSMLKKFLTNMPKGGDLHMHASGSSFAENLIRYAELDNLCIDTNNLSVSINPSCNSEDYLMTAIANKKLYHSLIDAWSMCDFDPVKNESGHDHFFNAFGKFSLITKMHGGEILAEMTERAAVQNELYLEIMTTPDGNEASELGKRLGWDPDLENLRNHLLSANFDQVVTHISQNLDKDEAKKNELQQCGTNNEQAGCQITVRYLYQVRREQPPQMVFAQLLAGFEAASQDPRIVGINLVQAEDGTIAMRDYRLHMHMLAFLHQLYPNVHISLHAGELNPELVAPEGLTFHIHEAVETASAERIGHGVDIEYEHHASELINKMAQKEVMVEVNLSSNDYILGIKGKEHPLALYLNNGVPVSLSTDDEGISREPLTRQFERAVEEQQLSYLTLKKLARNSLYFAFLPGDNLWHNSQYTLMNGECTPIKSVTDQPTQTCQNFLNLNPKAKLQWKLEEQFAKFESQY from the coding sequence ATGAATAAGTTTGTTTGTTTGTGCTGTCTATTAATCATTCCAATTGCGTATGCAAGTCCTGAAGAAAATACCCAAGCTTATTTTGACTCCGTTAAAGCAACTCCCAGCATGTTAAAAAAATTCTTAACGAATATGCCTAAGGGGGGAGATCTGCATATGCATGCGAGCGGCTCATCGTTCGCTGAAAATTTAATTCGTTATGCAGAGCTGGATAATTTATGTATTGATACAAACAATTTGTCGGTGTCAATTAATCCTTCATGCAATTCAGAAGATTATTTAATGACCGCCATAGCGAATAAAAAATTATACCATTCTTTAATTGACGCATGGTCGATGTGCGATTTCGACCCAGTGAAAAATGAATCAGGACATGATCATTTTTTTAATGCTTTTGGAAAATTTAGCCTTATTACCAAAATGCATGGAGGAGAAATTTTAGCTGAAATGACTGAGCGTGCGGCGGTCCAAAACGAACTCTATCTAGAAATCATGACGACACCCGATGGGAATGAAGCCAGCGAACTCGGAAAGCGACTGGGTTGGGATCCTGATTTAGAAAATCTGCGCAATCACTTATTAAGTGCTAATTTTGACCAAGTAGTAACTCATATTTCCCAGAATTTGGACAAGGACGAAGCGAAAAAGAATGAATTACAACAATGCGGCACGAATAACGAACAAGCAGGTTGTCAGATCACGGTTCGTTATTTGTATCAAGTTCGTAGGGAACAACCTCCGCAGATGGTTTTTGCACAATTACTTGCGGGATTTGAAGCGGCTTCACAAGATCCACGTATTGTAGGCATTAATTTGGTTCAAGCGGAAGATGGAACAATAGCAATGCGCGATTATCGATTACATATGCACATGCTAGCTTTTTTGCATCAACTCTATCCTAATGTCCATATTTCGCTCCATGCTGGTGAACTTAATCCTGAATTAGTTGCGCCAGAAGGACTTACATTTCATATTCATGAAGCGGTAGAGACTGCCTCTGCAGAACGAATTGGACATGGTGTAGATATTGAATACGAACATCATGCATCCGAATTAATAAATAAAATGGCACAAAAGGAAGTGATGGTTGAAGTCAATTTAAGCAGTAACGATTATATTTTAGGCATCAAAGGGAAAGAGCATCCCTTGGCTTTGTATTTAAACAATGGTGTCCCTGTGAGTTTATCAACTGATGATGAGGGAATAAGCCGTGAACCTTTAACGCGTCAATTCGAGCGTGCGGTGGAAGAACAACAGCTTTCTTATCTCACTTTGAAAAAGTTAGCACGAAACAGTCTGTATTTTGCATTTTTACCCGGCGATAATCTTTGGCACAATTCTCAATACACCTTAATGAATGGGGAGTGTACCCCGATTAAATCAGTAACAGATCAGCCAACGCAGACGTGCCAGAATTTTCTTAATCTTAACCCCAAGGCAAAACTTCAATGGAAATTGGAAGAGCAGTTCGCCAAATTTGAATCACAATATTGA
- a CDS encoding EAL domain-containing protein: MKSSLFKQEMSSQLEKIAAERDELISKIKEYEKLLKGAPELILQYIEMIATPFYQFSIDLEKISYINPAAEKLFGRSRQELYQNSSLWFQSIHEDDRANVIQALRDTVNGKESDKLFEYRVIMPDGTMTYVADRPTLIYDKQGDKNCIMGFITNLSGLFNAKRELLLYDQILNVAHHEKSVEVAVEAILKISCLSFAWDEGEVWLIDQSTSSLYCIKIWHSLHDEIREFYEKSYQLKIDIQEGLQGEVIRDNLPILVTDYGEHEQYIRGDLAVKAGLNCAFGLPLAYQGQTLGVLLYFSKKVKKLTHDQILALEKVSHVLGSLIQNKFNKDQMIHLIHHEKLTGLVNRSGLEEFLQTEINKYRKSLIALIMVDFDRFKKINESMGFDVGDAVLKNIAVKFNEYLSDSCSIIANIGGDQFVFAVSNMKQPEDISPLVERIRSIVKTPLIIDHQTILLTISMGISIYPYDGTDFLSLLQNADIALNQAKVSGGNSVEYFSAKLQKAVTHSIEIETKLRKSLTENDFRLYYQPKVDLKSGNIVGVEALLRWQNPDNGLILPGAFLPLAEQSDLIVYIGEWVLLEVCRNFPFEHLHIPVSINFSARQFLIEYDIVKFVELLLEKLSLDPALLEIELTETQLLNDLKHTTNVLESLRKMGLSFAIDDFGIGYSSFQYLKQFKPNKIKIDKFFIDGLPQDLENAGIVKSIIALCKSLNIKVVAEGVENAQQLQFLLDEGCDEMQGFYFSPPVPIYDIINLIDSKKNLNSMAPKASPRKKA, from the coding sequence ATGAAATCCTCCTTATTTAAGCAGGAAATGTCCTCTCAATTAGAGAAGATTGCTGCTGAGCGAGATGAGTTAATTTCTAAAATTAAAGAGTATGAGAAGCTGCTAAAGGGGGCGCCTGAATTAATACTCCAATACATCGAAATGATTGCAACTCCCTTCTATCAATTTTCCATTGATCTCGAAAAAATTAGCTATATTAATCCAGCAGCAGAAAAATTGTTCGGTCGTTCGCGTCAAGAGCTCTATCAAAATTCGAGTTTATGGTTTCAATCAATCCATGAAGACGATAGAGCAAATGTAATTCAAGCGTTACGAGATACGGTGAACGGGAAAGAGAGTGATAAATTATTTGAATACAGGGTTATAATGCCCGACGGAACAATGACCTACGTCGCGGATAGACCGACTCTGATTTATGACAAACAAGGTGATAAAAATTGTATTATGGGTTTTATTACTAATTTGTCTGGGCTTTTTAATGCCAAGCGAGAACTCCTACTGTATGATCAAATTTTGAATGTGGCGCATCATGAAAAAAGTGTCGAAGTCGCTGTCGAAGCAATATTAAAAATAAGCTGCTTATCGTTTGCTTGGGATGAAGGTGAAGTTTGGTTAATCGACCAGTCAACCAGCTCATTATATTGCATCAAAATTTGGCATAGCCTTCATGATGAAATCAGGGAATTTTATGAAAAATCTTATCAGTTAAAAATTGATATCCAAGAAGGGCTGCAAGGGGAGGTGATAAGAGATAATCTACCCATTCTCGTGACCGATTATGGGGAACATGAACAGTATATTCGTGGTGATCTTGCGGTAAAAGCAGGATTAAATTGCGCATTTGGCTTGCCCCTGGCCTATCAAGGTCAAACCCTTGGCGTGCTGCTGTATTTCTCAAAAAAAGTAAAAAAACTGACGCATGACCAAATCCTGGCTTTAGAAAAGGTATCCCATGTCCTGGGAAGCCTTATTCAGAATAAATTCAACAAGGACCAAATGATCCATTTGATTCACCATGAAAAATTGACCGGATTAGTCAATCGTTCGGGGTTAGAAGAGTTTCTACAAACTGAAATTAATAAATATAGAAAATCGTTAATTGCGCTCATCATGGTTGATTTTGATCGATTCAAAAAAATCAATGAATCCATGGGATTTGATGTCGGAGACGCGGTCCTCAAGAATATTGCTGTCAAGTTTAATGAATACCTCAGTGATTCATGCTCTATTATTGCAAATATTGGGGGGGATCAGTTCGTTTTTGCAGTAAGCAACATGAAACAACCCGAAGACATTTCACCGTTGGTTGAACGAATAAGGTCGATTGTGAAAACACCGTTGATTATTGATCATCAGACCATTTTATTAACAATCAGCATGGGAATCTCTATTTATCCATATGATGGAACTGATTTTTTATCGCTCTTGCAAAATGCAGATATAGCACTTAATCAGGCGAAAGTCTCAGGCGGCAACTCTGTGGAATATTTTTCTGCTAAATTGCAAAAAGCAGTCACACACTCCATTGAGATTGAGACTAAGTTACGCAAGTCGCTCACTGAAAACGATTTCAGACTCTATTATCAGCCTAAGGTCGATTTAAAATCAGGAAATATTGTCGGAGTGGAGGCATTGCTACGATGGCAAAATCCTGATAACGGATTGATCTTACCGGGGGCGTTTCTTCCATTAGCTGAGCAATCTGATTTGATTGTTTACATTGGTGAATGGGTTTTGCTTGAAGTGTGTCGAAATTTCCCGTTTGAGCATTTGCACATTCCTGTGTCGATTAACTTCTCCGCTCGGCAATTCCTGATTGAGTACGATATTGTAAAATTTGTTGAACTACTTTTAGAAAAATTATCTTTGGATCCCGCTCTACTGGAAATCGAATTAACTGAAACGCAGCTGTTGAACGATCTGAAGCATACCACAAACGTTCTAGAATCACTGCGAAAAATGGGCCTATCTTTCGCTATTGATGATTTTGGTATTGGTTACAGTTCCTTTCAATATTTAAAACAATTCAAACCAAATAAAATAAAAATAGATAAATTTTTTATTGATGGTTTACCGCAGGACCTCGAAAATGCAGGTATTGTTAAATCGATTATTGCATTGTGTAAAAGCTTAAATATAAAAGTTGTAGCTGAAGGGGTAGAAAATGCCCAGCAATTGCAATTTTTACTCGACGAGGGATGCGATGAAATGCAAGGATTTTATTTTTCACCGCCAGTACCCATTTATGACATCATCAATCTAATTGATAGCAAAAAAAACTTAAATAGCATGGCACCTAAGGCCTCCCCACGAAAAAAAGCATGA
- a CDS encoding MFS transporter produces the protein MNKKIIAAASLGTLLEMYDYAIYGFMAPILASLFFPIANQRVALVATFAIFAAGFLIRPLAAYWLGNLGDTIGRKKTLTLTLLVMTFSSSFIGLLPTYQAAGIIAPILLTLCRLAQGISVAGEMTLASIYIYENVSMRHKGFAVSFVTLGSICGLLVAILVSKITLSFFSKQELIYLWRFPFLMGIFVGFAGVYLRSKTREVTDFSKVMTKRQKHPLISAWHYRQKAVISIFLLAIFCNASFYTLFVYMPSYLQQRGLALTVAMDVIMVAMICYGIGLLLSGFISDIRGRQFPLAVSLIATVFASLLINYLINAGTLVQITLACSALAMIISLFIGSVFTASLELLPLEERASGFTLFFNLSNSLFGGTAPLIILLLSYIFINFAFSIYLIAMALLTLPALWLMHEKKPA, from the coding sequence ATGAATAAAAAAATTATTGCTGCAGCATCCTTAGGCACTCTGCTTGAAATGTATGATTACGCTATTTATGGCTTTATGGCGCCAATTTTAGCGTCTCTTTTTTTTCCTATTGCCAATCAACGCGTTGCTTTAGTTGCAACATTCGCTATTTTTGCAGCAGGTTTTTTAATTCGACCATTGGCCGCCTACTGGTTAGGGAACCTAGGTGACACTATTGGTCGGAAAAAAACATTGACACTCACGCTCTTAGTGATGACGTTTTCATCAAGTTTTATTGGTTTATTACCTACCTATCAGGCCGCAGGCATTATCGCCCCCATATTGCTCACTCTCTGTCGATTAGCACAGGGTATTTCCGTAGCCGGGGAAATGACCTTGGCAAGTATTTACATCTATGAAAATGTCAGTATGCGTCATAAAGGGTTCGCCGTAAGCTTTGTTACTTTGGGTTCTATTTGTGGGTTGTTAGTTGCCATCCTCGTGAGCAAAATAACCTTGTCATTTTTTTCCAAACAGGAACTCATTTACCTTTGGCGTTTCCCTTTTTTAATGGGAATATTCGTTGGTTTTGCTGGAGTTTATTTGCGCAGTAAGACCCGAGAAGTGACCGATTTTTCAAAAGTAATGACCAAAAGACAAAAGCATCCATTAATCAGTGCCTGGCATTATCGGCAAAAAGCAGTTATTTCCATTTTTCTTTTAGCAATTTTTTGTAATGCCAGTTTTTATACTCTTTTTGTTTATATGCCCTCGTATTTACAACAACGCGGATTAGCACTAACCGTAGCGATGGATGTCATTATGGTGGCAATGATATGTTATGGCATAGGCTTACTTCTCTCAGGATTTATTTCGGATATTCGGGGAAGACAATTCCCGTTAGCAGTCAGTTTGATTGCCACTGTTTTTGCCAGTCTCCTGATCAATTATTTAATTAACGCAGGAACCTTAGTCCAGATTACTTTGGCTTGCAGTGCTTTAGCGATGATTATCTCTCTTTTTATCGGAAGTGTATTTACCGCCAGTCTTGAACTATTACCGCTAGAAGAACGAGCCAGTGGTTTTACTTTATTTTTTAACCTGAGCAATTCTCTATTTGGTGGTACAGCGCCGCTGATTATTTTACTCTTAAGTTATATTTTCATAAATTTTGCCTTTTCGATTTATTTGATCGCGATGGCTTTGTTGACTCTTCCGGCCCTCTGGTTAATGCACGAGAAAAAACCGGCATAG
- a CDS encoding ankyrin repeat domain-containing protein, producing MRYYFNNSRNYIDTREKLSAEQLDQLKEIMSFFPYKDKENWPEQFRSFQPEKYSSKLVYLAANAFDHNGYTMLGLACEYGKDIEVVQKLIDLGAHLDTADHHMKKTPLHRAIDNQLSASNRDSLSAAAVVQCLLQNRVNTQNTSFQKPILYARAQHFEAAEKLIGQHKHYCREFEKFRSLLLSGNTHALKKMVEGSVTLPFSMTQFKGWSLVFNAIQESYTHQNTLSNLELLKKHHVDFNSTFYLKTYLGVPVYCSVNPIAYLLLRGGDSRLIDALMKHGADPDHPSVAVVKKIIEQTPQHRAFDYPVQNNKNPYDVNSRKMLALFESKMRNHNQESSHTKKSDANPSRKLGFFERSADLTEDISPDEMLASAFGLGSFTAKQ from the coding sequence ATGCGCTATTATTTTAATAATTCAAGAAATTATATCGACACTCGCGAGAAACTTTCCGCAGAGCAACTCGATCAGCTAAAGGAAATTATGTCTTTTTTTCCTTACAAAGATAAGGAAAATTGGCCAGAACAATTTAGGTCATTTCAACCTGAAAAATACTCTTCTAAACTCGTTTATCTGGCTGCTAATGCGTTCGATCATAATGGCTATACCATGCTAGGTTTGGCCTGTGAGTATGGTAAAGATATCGAAGTAGTGCAAAAACTGATTGATTTGGGTGCCCATTTGGATACAGCGGATCACCATATGAAAAAAACACCATTGCACCGCGCTATAGACAATCAACTGTCCGCTTCTAACCGGGATTCCTTGTCGGCAGCAGCTGTTGTTCAATGTCTGCTTCAAAATCGAGTAAATACTCAAAATACCAGCTTCCAAAAACCTATTCTTTATGCTCGAGCGCAACATTTTGAAGCAGCAGAAAAACTCATAGGACAACACAAACACTATTGCAGAGAATTTGAAAAATTTCGAAGCTTATTGCTCTCCGGAAATACGCATGCTCTAAAAAAAATGGTAGAAGGATCAGTAACGTTGCCCTTTTCAATGACACAATTCAAAGGTTGGTCCCTTGTTTTTAATGCCATCCAGGAAAGTTATACGCATCAAAATACCTTGAGTAATCTGGAACTGCTAAAAAAGCATCATGTTGATTTCAACAGTACCTTTTACCTTAAAACCTACTTAGGTGTTCCAGTCTATTGCTCGGTTAATCCGATTGCTTATTTATTATTACGTGGCGGTGACTCAAGACTAATCGACGCCTTAATGAAGCATGGAGCGGATCCGGACCATCCTTCAGTAGCGGTCGTTAAGAAAATTATTGAACAAACTCCTCAACATAGGGCTTTTGATTATCCAGTACAAAATAATAAGAACCCCTATGATGTCAACTCCAGAAAAATGCTCGCATTATTTGAATCCAAAATGAGGAACCACAATCAAGAAAGTAGCCATACTAAAAAATCTGATGCCAATCCCTCCCGTAAACTGGGATTTTTTGAAAGAAGCGCTGATCTAACCGAGGATATAAGTCCTGATGAAATGCTAGCAAGTGCATTTGGTCTAGGATCATTCACTGCAAAACAATGA